CCCAAGTGGAAGACCATCCTGCGGATCGTGCTGCCGACGGCGCTCTCGGGCATCGTCACCGGCGTCATGCTGGCCATCGCCCGCGTCATGGGCGAATCCGCGCCGGTGCTGATCCTCGTCGGCTCGACCAAGGCGATGAACTGGAATCCGTTCGACGGTAACCAGGAATCGCTGCCGCTGATGATGGTGCAGCAGTACGGCCAGGGACCCGGCGCCTTCGACAAGGTCTGGGGGGCGGCCCTCTCGCTGGTCATCCTCGTCGCCATCGCCTACGTCGGAGCCAAGGTCGTCTCGACCGTCTTCGCGCCCAAGAAGAGCTAAGGACTATCCATCATGGCCAAGCGCCTCGATATCACCGATCTGAACGTCTACTACAGCAAATTCCTCGCCGTGAAAGACGTGTCGCTGAAGGTGCCGCCGCGCAGCGTCACCGCCTTCATCGGCCCGTCCGGCTGCGGCAAGTCGACGGTGCTGCGCACCCTCAACCGCATGCACGAGGTCACCCCCGGCGCGTATGCGACCGGGTCGGTGCTGCTCGACGGGGAGGACATCTACGGCAAGGCCGTCGACCCGGTGAGCGTGCGCTCCACCATCGGCATGGTCTTCCAGCGCCCCAACCCCTTCCCGACGATGTCGATCCGCGACAACGTCGTCGCCGGGCTCAAACTGCAGGGCGAGCGCAACGGCCGAAAACTCGACGAGGTGGCCGAGCGCAGCCTGCGCGGGGCGAACCTCTGGGATGAGGTGAAGGATCGCCTCGACAAGCCAGGCGGGGGACTGTCCGGCGGTCAGCAGCAGCGGCTGTGCATCGCCCGGGCCATCGCCGTCGAGCCCGACGTGCTGCTGATGGACGAGCCCTGCTCGGCCCTCGACCCGATCTCCACACTGGCGATCGAGGATCTGATCGGCGAGCTCAAGAAGGCGTTCACCATCGTCATCGTCACGCACAACATGCAGCAGGCCGCCCGGGTCAGCGACAAGACCGCCTTCTTCAACCTCGAAGGCGTCGGGCAGCCCGGGCAGCTCGTCGAGATCAACGACACCGAGACCATGTTCTCCAACCCGACCAAGCGGGAGACCGAGGACTACATCTCCGGCCGGTTCGGCTGACCGTCCGCACCGACTCACCCACCGACTCGCCACCACGATTAGCAGGGATACCGATGCGTACCGCATATCACGAGCAATTGACCGAATTGAATTCCACGCTGGGCCAGATGTGTGAGCTGTCCGGCGTCACGATGGAGCACGCGACCCGGGCGCTGCTGCAGGCCGACCTCGACGTCGCCGAGGAGTTGCTGCGCGACCGCGAGGGGATGACCGGGCTGGCCGCCGACGCCGAGGACCGGGCCTTCAAGCTGCTGGCGCTACAGGCGCCGGTGGCCGGCGAACTCCGCGAGGTCGTCAGCGGCTTCCAGATTGTTGCCGACATCGACCGGATGTACGCGCTGGCGCTGCACGTCGCCAAGGTGGCGCGACTGCGCCACCCGGAGCCTGCGTTGCCCGAGGAAGTGCGCGGCTACTTCGCCGAGATGGGCCGGTTGGCCGTCCGGCTCGCGCACGGGGCGCGCGACGTGCTCGACTCCCTCGACGCCAATGCGGCGCTCGCGCTCGGCGCCGACGACGACGCGATGGACGACCTGCACCGCCACCTGTTCAGCGTGCTGATGGACCGGGATTGGCCGCACGGGGTGGCCGCCGCCGTCGACGTGACGCTCTTGGGCCGCTACTACGAGCGGTTCGCCGACCACGCCGTCGCCGTCGGGCGGCGCGTCGTGTTCCAGGCGACCGGGAAGACCCCGGAGCAGATCATCGCCGAGCAGGAGTAGGGCTCAGTCGATCGCGTCGGCCACGACGATGCCGCCGCGGGCCGGGATCATCGTGACGTTGCGGTGCCGCGGCTTCTCGGCCGGTCGGTCGTGGGTGCGCAGGTCGACCCGGCGCAGGATCGCGCCGACGACCGTCTGCAACTCCGCCATCGCCAGCGGTGCGCCCAGGCAGCGGCGGATACCCCCGCCGAAGGGCATCAGCTCGTAGGGGTTGATGCGGGTGCCCAGGAAGCGGTCCGGGTTGAACTCGAAGGGGTGCGGATACAGGTCGTCGCGGTGGTGCAGCAGCAGGATGCTGACGAGCGCGGTGGTGTCCGGCTCGACGCGGACGTCGCCGAAGTCGAAGGGGGCCAACAGGTTCCGCGCGACGATCGGGACGACGGGGCGCGCCCGCATCGATTCGTTGATGACGGCCTCGACGTAGGGCTCGTCGCCGCCCAACGCCGCGGCGCGGGCCCGCGTGTAGACCTCGCGGTTGCGGGTGAGGCGCTCGAAGGTCCACGCGACCGTGTTGGCCGTCGTCTCGTGTCCGGCGAGGACCAAGGTCATCAGTTCGTCGCGGATCTCGCTGTCCGACAAGGGGTTTCCGTCGGTGTCGCGGGCCGCGAGCAGTAGCGCCATGATGTCGTCGCGCGACGTCGATCCCGGTTCGGCGCGGCGCTCGGCCAGCACGCGGTAGACGGCGCGGTCGACCCCGGCCAGGACCAGTTTGAGCAGGCCGACCGGGTCTTCCCGCCGTGCGTTCACCAGCTGGGTGACGGTGGCGAAGGGGGTCGTCGACAGCCGCAGCAGGCGCAGGATGGCGGTGCGCATGGCGCGCTCGGCGTCGGTCGCCTCGCTCGGATCGGGCAGGCCGAAGATGGCCGACATGATCACGTCGAGGGTGATCGCGTGGGCGATGTCCGACAGCGGTACCGGCTTGCCGACCGGCCACGCGCGCAACCCGGCGTCGGTGGCCCGTTCGATGCTCTGCTGATACTTCGCGACGGCCTTGCCGTGAAAGCGGGGGAGCAGCAGTGCGCGTTGCTGGCGGTGGCGCTCGCCGATGGAGGTGAGCACGGAGTCGGGCCCGACGATGGGGGCCAACGGCGACTGGTGGGTGGCCGACGGGGCGATCGACTCATCGGCGGTCATCACCGTCTTGATCTGCCCGGGGTCGTAGATCAGGACGACGGGCCCGCCGGGGCCGCCGGGCAGCGTGTAGCGCAGGACGTCGGTGCCGCGCCGGGCGGCGCGCGCCGCGTCGCCGAACAGGAGGTCGCCCTGGCGGGTGACGAAGGCCAGCGACGTGGAGAACCCGCCGGGCAGCAGGGAGCGATGGGCGTCGACCAAGGCCACCGGCCCGTCCGCACCTGCGCCGTCGCCGAGGCCGGACCGTGCGTCCGGCGGTGCGAGATACCAGTGTCGGGTGCTCGTGCTCGGTGTGGTGATCGTCGCGGTCATCGCTATTCCTCCCCGTTGATCCAGCGTATTACGCGGCGTGGTGGGCCGCACCGGCTTCCAGCGCGTGCCGGGCGGCCTTGCGCTCGCGTTCTCGTCGGAGTTCCCGATCGTGCAGCGCGTCGGCGAACTCGCGGTTGCGGAAGTCCAGGCCGTTGGGGTTGTGCATCAACAGGTAGATGGCTTCTCCGATGACTGCGGCGGCGGCGATGACGTACAGCATGACGTGCTCCTTCACCTCGGCGTCCCGGGCCGGGTGTCCGGGGCTTGGTAATCACGCTAGGTCCGCCATCGGGGCACGTCAGCGGGCTACGGGACCATCTTGTGCCCGTCTCGGGGAGGAGTGGCGAATCCGCCCGTGGGCGGAGGTCCGGCGGCGCGGCGGGGGCTAGGATCGCAGGGGTGGTGCGCTGGATTCTCGACCGCTACCGACATGCCTTCGCGCTGACCGGCTACAACTACCCGCCCTACTACATGCTGGTGGCCGAAGCCGGCATGGTCTGCTTCACCTCGTTCGCGGCCGTCCAGCGCCTCGTCGCGGGAGTATCCGGTTGGCAGTGGTCGATCCTCGCCGCCGCCTTCGTGTTGGGGAGCGCGTCCTCGGTCCTCACCCTGTTCAAGGGTCATCGTCCGCTGATCCCGGTGCTGTTGGTCAACAGCGTGGCGACGACGGGGCTGTTCTGGTCGATTCCGGTACACGGCGACGTCTCGCCACTGATCCTGGTGCTGGCCGCCACGATGACGACGGCGGTCGTGCCCTTCCGGCAGGCGATCCTCTACGTGCTCGCCTTTGAGGCGGCGATGATCGGCGGCGTGGTGTCGGGTGCCGTCGAACAGGGCTGGCTGCCCCTGGTCATGATGGTGGGCTTCGGTGGCTGCGTCGGCCAGCTGATGCAACAGCAGCTGCGGGCGTCGGATGCGGAGCGGCGCGAGCGCGAGCAGCAGCAGATCGTCGATCGCGCCGGGATCGCCGGTGAGGTCCACGACGTCGTCGCGCATTCGCTGAGCATCGTGCTGCTGAACGTCACGGCGGCCCGACGTGCGCTGGAGTGCGGAGACGACGTCGCCGACGCGGTGGAGGCGCTGCGCGACGCGGAGAGTCAGGGGCGGGCGGCGATGGGCGATGTGCGGCGCACCATCGAGTTGCTGCGCACCGACGGGGTGTCCGACGCCGCCCAGCCCGGTTTGGCGGATGTCGGCGAACTCGTGGCCGGCTTCCGTCGGGCGGGGTCCACCGTCTCCGTCGCTGTGCGCGATCCCGTCGAAGACCTGTCCAGCGCCACGGGTCTCGCCGTCTACCGGGTGGTGCAGGAATCGCTCACGAACGCGTCGAAGCATGCGGCGGATCGTCCGGTCGAGGTGTCGGCGGGGCCGGTCGGCCGACGGGGCTACGCGGTTCGCATCACCAATCCCGTCGGCGCCGTGCGCCGGGGCAGCAGTGGCCTGGGGTTGGCCGGGATGGCCTCGCGCGTGGAGAACCTGGGCGGCGTGTTCTCCGCGGGTGTCGTCGGCGGCGAATGGGTGGTGCGCGCGGAGTTCGGCGACGTGGTGCCCGACCGGGTCACCTGCCCGGTCGAGGAGGTCTTCGGTGGACGCTGAGCCGATTCGCGTGGTCCTCGTCGACGACCAGGAACTGGTCCGCTCCGGCCTGCGCCGCATCCTGCGGCGGCGCGACGGATTCGAGATCGTCGCCGAGTGCGGTGACGGCGACGAGGTGCCGGCCGCCGTCGCGTCCTGCGATCCCGACGTCGTCGTCATGGACCTGCGGATGAAGCGGGTCAGCGGGATGGCGGCCACCGCCGCGCTGCGCGGCGGGCCGCCCGTGCTGGTGCTCACGACTTTCCGCGACGAGGAGCTGCTCTCCGCGGCCCTGCGGGCCGGTGCGGCCGGTTTCGTGCTCAAGGATTCGCCGGCCGAGGAACTCATCCGGGCGGTGCGGCTGGTGGCCGCGGGGGAGGCGGTGCTCGACCCGGCGGTGACCGGCCGGGTGCTCGAGGCCTATCGCTCGTCGAGCCCGCCGCCAGGCGCCGACGTCGCCCGGGCGCTGCAGCGGCTCACCGCGCGCGAGCGAACCGTCCTCGAATTGATGGGTCGCGGGCTGACCAACGACGAGATCGCGGCGGAGCTGGTCATCTCCGTGGTCACGGTGAAAAGCCACGTCGGAAAGATCTTCCGCGCCCTGGACGTCCGCGACCGGGCGGCGGCGGTCGTCTTCGCCTTCGACCACGGTGTCGTGGCGCCGCGTTCCGGCGGCTGATCACATGGCGCGGTAGTCGCGCACCGACATGCGCGGTCCGCGCCGCGCCGGGCGCGTCCCGCACACCTCGCACAACCGCACCACACGGCCGCGCTGCCCGGCGAAGGGCTCGAGCAATTCGAGCATCCCGGCGTCGTCGACGGCCTCGCCGATCAGCGTGTGGCCGACGACCGTCGGCAGGTGGTAGTCGCCGACGGGGACGGCATCTGGGTCGCCGACGGCCCGGCGTCGGACCTCGGCCGCCGTCCACGGCCCGATGCCGCGCAGCGACCGCAGATGGTCGGCGCCGCGCTCGACGTCCATCGCCGCGGCGCGCACGATGGTCCGCATCCGGACGGGTTCGGCGCCGCTGCGGTGCCACTCCCAGGACGGGATCGATGCCCATTCCCGACGCGGGGGCGGCACGAACAGGGCGGAGTTCGGGCCGGGGGCGGGCTCGCCGTGGCGGCGTACCAGGTAGCGCCAGGCCCGCCAGGCCTCGGTCCCGACGACTTTCTGCTCGAGAACCGCAAGCACCAGGGACTCCCAGACCCGCGCCGAGCGACCGATGCGCAGACCGGGAGCCCGCTGCTGCATACGTGCGACGACGGGGTGGTCGGTGCGCAGCGATTCCGGATCGTCGGCCGCGCCGAGCAGATCGGGGAACTGCTCGATCAGCCACGCCGCGCCCGGACCCCAGGCCCGGGCGTCGACGTCGCCGCCGCGCCGCCGCAGGTAGAGGGTGCCGGGACCGTCGGGCGTGTGGCTGGCACGCCACACCGATCCGTCAGCGTCGAATCTCATCGTCGGGTCGCCAGAGCCGCGCCGATGCGTGCCGATCGTCGTCGGCAGGTCCAGGGCGAAACCGGGTGACCAGGTGCGGGTGAGGGTACCGGTCATCGACCGTCGGCCTTGAACGCCACGATCCGCTCGACGAGATCCCACGGTATCGGCTGGTCGAGGGGGAACTGGACCGAGCCCTTGCCCTGCTTGTAGCCGGCCAGCTCGTCGGCGAAGGCCGCGTGACCCGACGGCGTCGCGTACAGCCCGACATGGTGGGCGAAGGCGGCGAAGTAGACCAGGGGTTTGCCGTTCAGCTTGTATGCGGGCATGCCGTAGGAGATCGACTCGACGGCATCCGGCGCGACGGTGTGGATCAGGGTGCGCAGGCGATCCATCCGGGCGCGGGTCTCGCCGTCGAACCGGTCGAGATAGGCGTCGACGCTGGCCGGCTTATCCATCGGCACTCTTTCGATACATCGGCCACACGGTGGGGCCGTCCGGCAGGACGACCTCGTCGACGACGGCGAACCCGAATCGCTCGTAGAGCGGGATATTCGCCCGGTTCGAACTCTCCAGGTAGGCCGGCCCCTCGATTCGGCCGAGGCGGTGTTCCAGCAGCGCGCTGCCGATTCCCCGGCCCTGCTCGACGGCGCCGATCGTCCCGAGATACCAATGCGGTTCTTTGGGGCGCATCGTGGGGAAGAGTTCCTCGACCAGTGCCGCGCGGCGGATGCGGGTGCGGAAGATCGTGACGACCCGATAGGTCGCCGTCCACTTGTTCATCGACGGCCGATACCCGGGCGGATCCCACATCGCGGCGCCCACGGGCGTGCCGTTCTCGTCGAGGAACAGGTCGGAACTGTCGGGGGCGCGGTGATAGGAGCCGGTGAAATCGAACATCGCCTGGTCGCGTTTCGGGTCGGCGACGAGCCAACGGATCAGCGGATCGTTGCGAAAGGCACGGGCCAGCACCGTGGCGGCCTGGGTGCGGTTCGAGTCGTCGACGGGAACGATCGGCATGTGATCCAACCTAGTGTGGTTGGCATCTCGCGGCGATACCCGATAAGTGTGGGGTATGAGCGATTCTGTTGAGGCGGGTGCGCCCAAGCGCCGATTCATCGTCATCGCGCTCGTCGTCGCGGTGGTGTTCGCCGGTCTCGTCGTCGTCGCGCAATTGACGTCGAAGAAGGATGCGCCGCCGCCGACGGCCGCACCGTCGGCCGCCGCTCCCTCGTCGGG
This genomic interval from Gordonia sp. X0973 contains the following:
- the pstB gene encoding phosphate ABC transporter ATP-binding protein PstB gives rise to the protein MAKRLDITDLNVYYSKFLAVKDVSLKVPPRSVTAFIGPSGCGKSTVLRTLNRMHEVTPGAYATGSVLLDGEDIYGKAVDPVSVRSTIGMVFQRPNPFPTMSIRDNVVAGLKLQGERNGRKLDEVAERSLRGANLWDEVKDRLDKPGGGLSGGQQQRLCIARAIAVEPDVLLMDEPCSALDPISTLAIEDLIGELKKAFTIVIVTHNMQQAARVSDKTAFFNLEGVGQPGQLVEINDTETMFSNPTKRETEDYISGRFG
- the phoU gene encoding phosphate signaling complex protein PhoU; translated protein: MRTAYHEQLTELNSTLGQMCELSGVTMEHATRALLQADLDVAEELLRDREGMTGLAADAEDRAFKLLALQAPVAGELREVVSGFQIVADIDRMYALALHVAKVARLRHPEPALPEEVRGYFAEMGRLAVRLAHGARDVLDSLDANAALALGADDDAMDDLHRHLFSVLMDRDWPHGVAAAVDVTLLGRYYERFADHAVAVGRRVVFQATGKTPEQIIAEQE
- a CDS encoding cytochrome P450, producing the protein MTATITTPSTSTRHWYLAPPDARSGLGDGAGADGPVALVDAHRSLLPGGFSTSLAFVTRQGDLLFGDAARAARRGTDVLRYTLPGGPGGPVVLIYDPGQIKTVMTADESIAPSATHQSPLAPIVGPDSVLTSIGERHRQQRALLLPRFHGKAVAKYQQSIERATDAGLRAWPVGKPVPLSDIAHAITLDVIMSAIFGLPDPSEATDAERAMRTAILRLLRLSTTPFATVTQLVNARREDPVGLLKLVLAGVDRAVYRVLAERRAEPGSTSRDDIMALLLAARDTDGNPLSDSEIRDELMTLVLAGHETTANTVAWTFERLTRNREVYTRARAAALGGDEPYVEAVINESMRARPVVPIVARNLLAPFDFGDVRVEPDTTALVSILLLHHRDDLYPHPFEFNPDRFLGTRINPYELMPFGGGIRRCLGAPLAMAELQTVVGAILRRVDLRTHDRPAEKPRHRNVTMIPARGGIVVADAID
- a CDS encoding sensor histidine kinase gives rise to the protein MVRWILDRYRHAFALTGYNYPPYYMLVAEAGMVCFTSFAAVQRLVAGVSGWQWSILAAAFVLGSASSVLTLFKGHRPLIPVLLVNSVATTGLFWSIPVHGDVSPLILVLAATMTTAVVPFRQAILYVLAFEAAMIGGVVSGAVEQGWLPLVMMVGFGGCVGQLMQQQLRASDAERREREQQQIVDRAGIAGEVHDVVAHSLSIVLLNVTAARRALECGDDVADAVEALRDAESQGRAAMGDVRRTIELLRTDGVSDAAQPGLADVGELVAGFRRAGSTVSVAVRDPVEDLSSATGLAVYRVVQESLTNASKHAADRPVEVSAGPVGRRGYAVRITNPVGAVRRGSSGLGLAGMASRVENLGGVFSAGVVGGEWVVRAEFGDVVPDRVTCPVEEVFGGR
- a CDS encoding response regulator transcription factor, whose protein sequence is MDAEPIRVVLVDDQELVRSGLRRILRRRDGFEIVAECGDGDEVPAAVASCDPDVVVMDLRMKRVSGMAATAALRGGPPVLVLTTFRDEELLSAALRAGAAGFVLKDSPAEELIRAVRLVAAGEAVLDPAVTGRVLEAYRSSSPPPGADVARALQRLTARERTVLELMGRGLTNDEIAAELVISVVTVKSHVGKIFRALDVRDRAAAVVFAFDHGVVAPRSGG
- a CDS encoding DNA-3-methyladenine glycosylase: MTGTLTRTWSPGFALDLPTTIGTHRRGSGDPTMRFDADGSVWRASHTPDGPGTLYLRRRGGDVDARAWGPGAAWLIEQFPDLLGAADDPESLRTDHPVVARMQQRAPGLRIGRSARVWESLVLAVLEQKVVGTEAWRAWRYLVRRHGEPAPGPNSALFVPPPRREWASIPSWEWHRSGAEPVRMRTIVRAAAMDVERGADHLRSLRGIGPWTAAEVRRRAVGDPDAVPVGDYHLPTVVGHTLIGEAVDDAGMLELLEPFAGQRGRVVRLCEVCGTRPARRGPRMSVRDYRAM
- a CDS encoding iron chaperone translates to MDKPASVDAYLDRFDGETRARMDRLRTLIHTVAPDAVESISYGMPAYKLNGKPLVYFAAFAHHVGLYATPSGHAAFADELAGYKQGKGSVQFPLDQPIPWDLVERIVAFKADGR
- a CDS encoding N-acetyltransferase — protein: MPIVPVDDSNRTQAATVLARAFRNDPLIRWLVADPKRDQAMFDFTGSYHRAPDSSDLFLDENGTPVGAAMWDPPGYRPSMNKWTATYRVVTIFRTRIRRAALVEELFPTMRPKEPHWYLGTIGAVEQGRGIGSALLEHRLGRIEGPAYLESSNRANIPLYERFGFAVVDEVVLPDGPTVWPMYRKSADG